In Aeromicrobium marinum DSM 15272, one genomic interval encodes:
- a CDS encoding IS3 family transposase has protein sequence MARFIADQRTLYRVPHTVTCLLLGVSLAWFYKWRDRALGPAAASGLFTIMDRRRDTIDRAVRVMFTRKRGLHGSPRLHADLRDDGWEVSEKTVADSMRRQGLVARRIKRRNGLTRQDKTAPKFPDLIKRDFTADRANARWVGDMTEIPTAGGKLYLATVIDLYSRRLLGAATGLHPDAELACATIKMAVAARGGVDAVNGSKWREDESQRVIFHTDRGSTYTANSFTRLCRQLGVRQSMGRVGSCFDCEHRDCAITWGLTLAYDRPCGCPRVDVSAPGGGVHQAAGRVGSDLIGA, from the coding sequence GTGGCACGCTTCATCGCCGACCAGAGGACGCTGTACCGGGTGCCGCACACCGTGACCTGCCTGCTGCTCGGGGTCAGCCTTGCGTGGTTCTACAAGTGGCGCGACCGGGCGCTGGGGCCGGCCGCCGCGAGTGGCTTGTTCACCATCATGGACCGGCGCCGCGACACCATCGACCGCGCCGTGCGGGTGATGTTCACGCGTAAGCGCGGCCTGCACGGCTCCCCGAGGTTGCACGCTGATCTGCGTGATGACGGGTGGGAGGTCAGCGAGAAGACGGTCGCGGACTCGATGCGTCGCCAGGGGCTCGTGGCGCGGCGGATCAAGCGTAGGAACGGGCTTACGCGCCAGGACAAGACCGCCCCGAAGTTCCCCGACCTGATCAAGCGGGACTTCACCGCTGACCGGGCCAACGCCCGGTGGGTGGGCGACATGACGGAGATCCCCACCGCGGGTGGGAAGCTCTATCTGGCGACCGTGATCGACCTGTACTCCCGTCGTCTGCTCGGCGCCGCCACCGGCCTGCATCCCGACGCCGAGCTCGCGTGCGCGACGATCAAGATGGCCGTCGCTGCCCGTGGTGGCGTGGATGCGGTCAACGGCTCGAAGTGGCGCGAGGACGAGTCCCAGCGGGTCATCTTTCACACGGACAGGGGCTCGACCTACACGGCGAACTCGTTCACCCGGTTGTGCCGCCAGCTCGGGGTCCGGCAGTCGATGGGCCGGGTCGGTTCGTGTTTCGACTGCGAGCATCGTGACTGCGCCATCACCTGGGGTCTGACCCTTGCTTACGACCGGCCCTGCGGGTGCCCTCGCGTTGACGTGTCGGCCCCGGGTGGTGGCGTTCACCAGGCTGCTGGCCGGGTGGGCAGTGACCTGATAGGAGCCTGA
- a CDS encoding IS110 family transposase — protein MPSMQLRRDDVIVGVDTHKDNHVAVAIDGLGGRLGDIIVPTTIAGFEELLAFCLAFVGSAGRLIGFGIEGTGSYGVGLARYLRNQGHDVHEIARPARAAERRLAGKNDTIDAEHAARQLLAGHGLSTPKTADGAVETIRLVKIAYDGAVQARTTAMITLKATLATGSEALRAELEKLTDHKLVTACAALEGPTPLPPVRRGAPAVVVPTDPDAAMRHVLASMAQRWLALHEEAKAHAASLKALTAAAAPQLVEAVGVGYDTAAQMLITAGDNANRIKSEAAFAKMCGACPIPAGSGKTNSRHRLYRGGNRQANAALYRVIIVRMRWHQPTIDYVARRTAEGLSKREIIRCLKRYLARELFRLLPAPDTAANPIGEEIEMAA, from the coding sequence ATGCCCAGCATGCAGCTTCGCCGTGACGATGTCATCGTCGGCGTCGACACCCATAAGGACAATCACGTTGCGGTCGCGATCGATGGCCTCGGCGGCCGACTCGGCGACATCATCGTGCCCACGACGATCGCCGGGTTCGAGGAGTTGCTGGCATTCTGCTTGGCCTTCGTTGGGTCCGCCGGTCGCCTGATCGGGTTCGGCATCGAGGGCACCGGTTCCTACGGCGTCGGTCTGGCCCGCTATCTGCGCAACCAGGGCCACGATGTCCACGAGATCGCCCGACCGGCGCGGGCCGCAGAACGTCGACTCGCGGGCAAGAACGACACCATCGACGCCGAGCACGCCGCACGGCAACTGCTGGCCGGGCACGGCTTGTCGACACCCAAGACGGCCGACGGCGCGGTCGAGACCATCAGACTGGTCAAGATCGCCTACGACGGCGCCGTTCAGGCGCGCACCACAGCAATGATCACGCTCAAGGCGACTCTTGCGACCGGAAGCGAAGCGCTGCGTGCGGAGCTGGAGAAACTCACCGATCACAAGCTCGTCACCGCCTGCGCGGCGTTGGAGGGCCCGACCCCTCTGCCGCCCGTCCGGCGCGGAGCACCAGCCGTCGTCGTGCCGACCGACCCCGACGCGGCGATGCGCCACGTGCTGGCGTCTATGGCCCAGCGCTGGCTGGCACTGCACGAGGAGGCCAAGGCTCACGCCGCCTCACTGAAGGCGCTCACCGCGGCCGCCGCGCCCCAACTCGTCGAGGCCGTCGGCGTCGGCTACGACACCGCGGCGCAGATGCTGATCACCGCCGGCGACAACGCCAACCGCATCAAGTCCGAGGCTGCGTTCGCCAAGATGTGCGGCGCTTGCCCGATCCCGGCCGGATCAGGGAAGACCAACAGCCGGCATCGCCTGTATCGCGGCGGGAACCGCCAGGCCAACGCCGCGCTCTACCGAGTCATCATCGTGCGCATGCGATGGCACCAGCCGACTATCGACTACGTGGCCCGTCGCACCGCCGAGGGACTGTCGAAGCGGGAGATCATCCGTTGCCTCAAGCGCTACCTCGCTCGCGAACTCTTCCGACTCCTGCCGGCACCGGACACGGCCGCCAATCCAATCGGCGAGGAGATCGAAATGGCTGCCTGA
- a CDS encoding long-chain fatty acid--CoA ligase, whose translation MQSTMMNIPLTTAAILRHGSRVHARARVRTLQPDGSVKVGTFADVGRRSAQLAHALRACGVTGDERVATLMWNNQEHVEAYCAVPSMGAVLHTLNPRLAPEQLVYIANHADDRVVLVDGTLAPLLAAILPQLAQVRTVVVTGGVDLAPLQRDGLTVVDYEDFIASQPETFDWPEVDELSAAAMCYTSGTTGNPKGVAYSHRSTFLHSMAACAADGLSVGADDAILAIVPMFHANAWGLVYAALMAGADLVMPDRFLQAEPLVRLISSECPTVAGAVPTIWSDVLNYLEANPGHDISSLGLVACGGSAVPLHLMQVFQAKYGVQIVQAWGMTETSPLAAIARPPASVSGDEHWALRASQGRPVAGVELRLVDDEDNEVPHDGESVGEIQVRGPWITGAYVGDEDTEKFDDGWLRTGDVGRIDDRSFVTLTDRAKDVIKSGGEWISSVELELLLAGHPDVLEATVIGVPDEKWQERPLAVIVVREGTKVAPSQLRAFLEGKVAKWWLPERWCFVSEVPKTSVGKFDKKVLRAQHAAGVLTVVEV comes from the coding sequence ATGCAGAGCACCATGATGAACATCCCCCTCACGACCGCCGCGATCCTGCGGCACGGTTCGCGCGTGCACGCTAGGGCACGCGTCCGTACGCTCCAGCCGGACGGCTCGGTCAAGGTCGGCACGTTCGCGGACGTGGGTCGCCGGTCGGCGCAGCTGGCTCACGCCCTGCGCGCCTGTGGTGTGACGGGCGACGAGCGGGTCGCGACCCTCATGTGGAACAACCAGGAGCATGTCGAGGCCTACTGCGCCGTGCCCTCGATGGGCGCGGTCCTGCACACTCTCAATCCTCGCCTGGCCCCCGAGCAGCTGGTCTACATCGCCAACCATGCCGACGACCGGGTGGTGCTCGTAGACGGCACCCTGGCCCCCCTCCTGGCGGCGATCCTGCCCCAACTCGCCCAAGTGCGCACCGTGGTGGTGACGGGCGGCGTCGACCTCGCGCCGCTGCAGCGTGACGGCCTCACCGTGGTGGACTACGAGGACTTCATCGCCAGCCAGCCGGAGACATTCGACTGGCCGGAGGTCGACGAGCTCTCCGCCGCCGCGATGTGCTACACCTCCGGCACGACCGGCAACCCGAAGGGCGTCGCCTACAGCCACCGGTCGACATTCCTCCACTCGATGGCGGCGTGCGCCGCCGACGGGCTGAGCGTCGGCGCTGATGATGCGATCTTGGCCATCGTCCCGATGTTCCACGCCAACGCCTGGGGACTGGTCTACGCAGCTCTGATGGCCGGAGCCGACCTGGTCATGCCCGACCGGTTTCTCCAGGCAGAGCCGTTGGTCCGCCTTATCTCCAGTGAGTGCCCCACGGTCGCCGGTGCCGTGCCGACGATCTGGAGCGACGTGCTCAACTACCTCGAGGCCAACCCCGGGCACGACATCTCCTCGTTGGGGCTGGTGGCATGCGGAGGCTCGGCTGTGCCGCTGCACCTGATGCAGGTCTTCCAGGCGAAGTACGGCGTGCAGATCGTCCAGGCCTGGGGGATGACGGAAACCTCGCCACTGGCAGCCATCGCACGGCCTCCGGCGTCGGTGAGCGGTGACGAGCACTGGGCGCTGCGGGCCTCGCAGGGCCGGCCGGTCGCCGGGGTCGAGCTGCGCCTGGTCGACGACGAGGACAACGAGGTGCCGCACGACGGCGAGTCGGTCGGTGAGATCCAGGTGCGTGGCCCGTGGATCACCGGAGCGTACGTCGGCGATGAGGACACGGAGAAGTTCGACGACGGGTGGTTGCGGACGGGAGACGTCGGTCGCATTGACGATCGCAGCTTCGTCACCCTGACCGACCGCGCGAAGGACGTCATCAAGTCGGGCGGCGAGTGGATCTCCTCGGTGGAGCTCGAGTTGCTGCTCGCAGGTCACCCCGACGTGCTGGAGGCGACGGTCATCGGCGTGCCGGACGAGAAGTGGCAGGAGCGCCCTCTCGCCGTGATCGTGGTGCGCGAGGGCACCAAGGTGGCCCCCTCGCAGCTGCGGGCCTTCCTGGAGGGCAAGGTGGCCAAGTGGTGGCTGCCCGAGCGTTGGTGCTTCGTGTCCGAGGTGCCCAAGACATCGGTTGGCAAGTTCGACAAGAAGGTGCTCCGTGCCCAGCACGCAGCCGGCGTCCTCACGGTCGTCGAGGTCTGA
- a CDS encoding IS3 family transposase — protein MTIYRSINAAAEAFFSSLEWEVLSRHEFENTRQAQAVVLDWCYGFYNHERRHSAAGMMSPVSYENTAAPNREAA, from the coding sequence TTGACGATCTATAGGAGCATCAACGCCGCAGCGGAGGCGTTCTTCTCGAGCTTGGAGTGGGAGGTCCTCTCACGCCACGAGTTCGAGAACACCCGCCAGGCCCAGGCCGTCGTCCTGGACTGGTGCTACGGGTTCTACAACCACGAGCGCCGGCACAGCGCTGCGGGCATGATGAGCCCCGTCAGCTACGAGAACACCGCGGCCCCCAACCGGGAAGCCGCATAG
- a CDS encoding transposase, which translates to MPEKRKKYDREFREGAVRIVEETGKPIAQVARDLGVVEGTLGNWVKQARESRDGSSSLSKEDYAELQRLRGEVAELRIERDVLKRSVVLWVKEATK; encoded by the coding sequence ATGCCAGAGAAGCGGAAGAAGTACGACCGGGAGTTCCGTGAGGGAGCGGTCCGGATCGTCGAAGAGACCGGGAAGCCGATCGCGCAGGTCGCACGTGACCTGGGCGTGGTCGAGGGCACGTTGGGCAACTGGGTCAAGCAGGCCCGGGAGTCGCGTGATGGCTCGTCGAGCCTGTCCAAGGAGGATTACGCCGAGCTCCAGCGGCTGCGTGGCGAGGTCGCGGAGCTTCGGATCGAGCGTGATGTCCTCAAGCGATCCGTGGTCCTGTGGGTGAAGGAGGCGACGAAGTGA
- a CDS encoding cytochrome P450 — MTDAVTERAQSIVPMAIQIRGAHLYDKARRFVTRTNGQKIFVEEPIPPVEDIALADIDLSNPFLYRQGKWQSYFERVRNEAPVHFQAKSPFGPFWSVTRHADIIAVDKDHETFSAEPFIIIGEPPRFMDVAMFIAMDPPKHDRQRAAVQGVVAPKNLREMEGLIRSRVQEVLDDLPIGEPFNWVDRVSIELTARMLATLLDFPYEQRRKLVEWSDLASSMEQANGGPSDNDEVFRGFVDATQGLSALWRDKEARLAAGEEPGFDLITMLQSNEDTKDLIDRPMEFLGNLVLLIVGGNDTTRNSMSGGVLALNRFPDQFEKLKANPDLIPNMVSEIIRWQTPLAYMRRVAKKDTMLNGQFIRKGDKLVMWYASGNRDERVFDRPDDLIIDRSNARNHISFGFGVHRCMGNRLAEMQLRILWEELLPRFEKIEVVDEPEYVQSNFVRGISRLMVQLTPKTDA; from the coding sequence GTGACCGACGCCGTGACTGAGCGAGCTCAGTCCATTGTCCCGATGGCGATCCAGATCCGCGGGGCGCACCTGTATGACAAGGCCCGTCGCTTCGTGACACGGACCAATGGACAGAAGATCTTCGTCGAGGAGCCCATCCCCCCCGTGGAAGACATCGCCCTCGCCGACATCGACCTGAGCAACCCATTCCTGTACCGACAGGGCAAGTGGCAGTCGTACTTCGAGCGGGTGCGCAACGAGGCCCCCGTGCACTTTCAGGCCAAGAGCCCTTTCGGTCCTTTCTGGTCGGTCACCCGACACGCCGACATCATCGCAGTCGACAAGGACCATGAGACCTTCTCCGCGGAGCCCTTCATCATCATCGGCGAGCCCCCGCGATTCATGGATGTCGCCATGTTCATCGCGATGGACCCGCCCAAGCACGACCGCCAGCGCGCTGCCGTCCAGGGCGTCGTAGCTCCCAAGAATCTGCGGGAGATGGAGGGGCTGATCCGCTCGCGCGTCCAGGAGGTGCTGGACGATCTCCCGATCGGTGAGCCCTTCAACTGGGTCGACCGTGTCTCGATCGAGCTCACCGCGCGCATGTTGGCAACCTTGCTCGACTTCCCCTACGAGCAGCGCCGCAAGCTCGTCGAATGGTCAGACTTGGCCAGCTCTATGGAGCAGGCCAACGGCGGTCCCTCGGACAACGATGAGGTGTTCCGCGGATTTGTCGACGCAACGCAAGGGCTGAGTGCCCTGTGGCGCGACAAGGAGGCGCGGCTCGCGGCCGGCGAGGAGCCGGGCTTCGACCTGATCACGATGCTGCAGAGCAACGAGGACACCAAGGACCTGATCGATCGTCCGATGGAGTTCCTGGGCAACCTCGTCCTGCTCATCGTCGGCGGCAACGACACCACGCGGAACTCCATGAGCGGCGGTGTCCTCGCACTGAACCGGTTCCCCGACCAGTTCGAGAAGCTCAAGGCCAACCCCGACCTCATCCCGAACATGGTCTCGGAGATCATCCGCTGGCAAACACCCTTGGCCTACATGCGCCGCGTGGCCAAGAAGGACACGATGCTCAACGGACAGTTCATCCGCAAGGGCGACAAGCTCGTCATGTGGTACGCCTCGGGCAACCGCGACGAGCGCGTGTTCGACCGGCCGGACGACCTGATCATCGACCGCAGCAACGCTCGCAACCACATCTCCTTCGGCTTCGGTGTCCACCGGTGCATGGGCAACCGACTGGCGGAGATGCAGCTGCGGATCCTGTGGGAGGAACTGCTGCCGCGCTTCGAGAAGATCGAGGTCGTCGACGAACCGGAGTACGTCCAGTCCAACTTCGTGCGCGGCATCAGCAGGCTGATGGTCCAGCTGACGCCCAAGACCGACGCGTGA
- a CDS encoding 2Fe-2S iron-sulfur cluster-binding protein has protein sequence MSVVTFISHEGEKHEAPLEEGASLMQIAVDNMVPGVDGDCGGEAACGTCHVIVDDQWVAEVGRSGPVEEEMLAMNPEREPSSRLSCQMRLSENLDGLVVRLPEFQM, from the coding sequence ATGTCAGTTGTCACCTTCATCTCCCACGAAGGGGAGAAGCACGAGGCACCCCTCGAGGAGGGTGCGTCCCTCATGCAGATCGCCGTCGACAACATGGTGCCCGGGGTAGACGGTGACTGTGGCGGGGAGGCCGCGTGTGGCACGTGCCACGTGATCGTCGATGACCAGTGGGTCGCCGAAGTCGGCCGTTCGGGTCCGGTCGAGGAGGAGATGCTCGCCATGAACCCCGAGCGCGAGCCGAGCTCCCGGCTGTCGTGCCAGATGCGGCTGAGCGAGAACTTGGACGGCCTCGTCGTCCGACTCCCCGAGTTCCAGATGTGA
- a CDS encoding helix-turn-helix domain-containing protein yields MLEREPSVCALVMLGLWSPASICCDFGSGGSVKAHEPGVPPLAFVQLLNSDALEPGAVAHFRRIIDHQGTSELELVRHDRQVPIRWFREVYPDLDPEGATQLGLAFAERAQLTSFGPLSLPLVSAGSVTEVFELLGYLPVISGALRPHFHQGQRSLTVGLSGHTGDPDLDCLVITYGGAALLRLLDMLAGPLPSVTLHLAWKAPRFPENPADLLTGRLAFDAHASFIDVPAETLQARCRFPDPVAYRLAIAELRRTLERNTSATSVTESVRRLLEEDPGRSSSQDIAALLGLSTSTMKRRLDDEGTTFREVRQSLLRERAIVRLLDHSLTISQIAVDLGYSDLANFSNAFRRWTGQSPSEFRNVGRRGPG; encoded by the coding sequence TTGCTCGAACGTGAGCCAAGTGTTTGCGCTCTGGTGATGCTGGGGCTATGGTCACCCGCGTCAATATGTTGTGATTTCGGCTCAGGAGGCAGCGTGAAGGCTCACGAGCCCGGGGTTCCTCCGCTGGCGTTCGTCCAGCTCTTGAACAGCGACGCCCTCGAGCCCGGCGCCGTGGCCCACTTTCGGCGGATCATCGACCACCAGGGCACCTCCGAGTTGGAGCTGGTCCGGCACGACCGACAGGTGCCGATCCGGTGGTTCCGAGAGGTCTACCCCGACCTCGACCCTGAAGGCGCCACCCAGCTCGGGCTCGCATTCGCCGAGAGGGCCCAGTTGACCTCGTTCGGCCCGTTAAGCCTTCCCCTGGTCAGTGCTGGATCCGTGACCGAGGTCTTCGAGCTGCTCGGGTACCTGCCCGTCATCTCCGGCGCCCTTCGCCCCCACTTCCACCAGGGCCAACGCAGCCTGACGGTGGGCCTTAGCGGCCACACCGGGGATCCCGATCTCGACTGCCTGGTCATTACCTACGGTGGCGCGGCGTTGCTTCGGCTGCTCGACATGCTGGCCGGCCCGCTGCCGAGCGTCACGCTGCATCTGGCCTGGAAGGCCCCCCGGTTTCCGGAGAACCCCGCAGACCTCCTGACCGGACGCCTGGCCTTCGACGCACACGCATCCTTCATCGACGTGCCCGCCGAGACCCTTCAGGCCCGCTGCCGATTCCCAGACCCAGTCGCCTACCGCCTGGCCATCGCCGAGCTGCGCCGCACGCTCGAGCGGAACACGAGCGCCACCAGCGTCACGGAAAGCGTGAGGCGACTGCTCGAGGAGGATCCCGGACGCAGCAGCAGCCAGGACATTGCGGCACTCCTCGGTCTCTCCACCAGCACCATGAAAAGAAGACTTGACGACGAGGGCACGACCTTCCGCGAGGTTCGACAATCCCTGCTACGCGAGAGGGCCATCGTCCGCCTGCTCGACCACTCCCTGACGATCAGTCAGATCGCGGTTGATCTCGGCTACAGCGACCTGGCGAACTTCTCCAACGCCTTCAGGCGCTGGACCGGGCAGTCGCCAAGCGAGTTCCGCAACGTGGGCCGACGCGGACCGGGGTGA
- a CDS encoding NAD(P)/FAD-dependent oxidoreductase: MTEGRALVVGASHAGVQVAAGLRQEGWAGEIVVVGDEPALPYQRPPLSKAYLAGKSSLDELAIRKAEFYDKHNIRLVQSTVTQVDRAARQLVLSDGQTMAYEGLALCTGGRARSLSVPGIDLPGIFYLRTFADVASIRASAAPGRHAVIVGGGYIGLETAASLRALGLEVTVLEAAERVLERVTAPEVSSFYERVHRNAGVVIRTGALVEAMAGDNHIREVVLAGGERIPADLVIVGVGLVPNTELAAEAGLQVEDGIVIDDLARTSDPRIVAAGDCASHRMARYDRLVRLESVPSAGAQAKTAAATLCGKERPIAALPWFWSDQYDLKLQIAGLNTGYDDLVLSGDPTRDRDFTCYYLQQGRLLAADCVNRPRDFMKAKQVISQGLDVDRDQLKALVAP, from the coding sequence GTGACCGAGGGGAGGGCCCTGGTCGTCGGTGCCAGCCATGCCGGTGTCCAGGTGGCGGCCGGACTCCGGCAGGAGGGCTGGGCAGGAGAGATCGTCGTGGTGGGTGACGAGCCGGCGCTACCCTACCAACGTCCTCCTCTCTCCAAGGCCTACCTCGCTGGCAAGAGCAGCCTGGACGAGCTTGCCATCCGCAAGGCGGAGTTCTACGACAAGCACAACATCCGCCTCGTGCAGTCGACGGTCACCCAGGTCGATCGTGCGGCGCGACAATTGGTGCTGAGCGACGGTCAGACGATGGCGTACGAAGGTCTGGCCCTGTGCACGGGAGGCCGGGCGCGCAGCCTGTCCGTGCCCGGCATCGATCTACCGGGCATCTTCTACCTGCGGACCTTCGCGGACGTCGCGTCGATCCGGGCTTCCGCGGCCCCAGGGCGCCACGCCGTGATCGTCGGCGGCGGGTACATCGGCTTGGAGACAGCCGCATCCCTGCGGGCACTCGGTCTGGAGGTGACGGTCCTGGAGGCCGCCGAACGCGTGCTCGAGCGGGTCACGGCACCCGAGGTCTCGTCGTTCTACGAGCGCGTCCACCGCAACGCCGGTGTCGTTATCCGGACGGGCGCCCTCGTCGAGGCCATGGCAGGCGACAACCACATCCGAGAGGTGGTCCTGGCCGGCGGAGAGCGGATCCCAGCCGACCTCGTCATCGTCGGTGTGGGCCTGGTCCCCAACACCGAGTTGGCCGCCGAGGCGGGCCTGCAGGTCGAGGACGGGATCGTGATCGACGACCTGGCTCGCACCAGCGACCCTCGAATCGTCGCCGCCGGTGACTGCGCCAGCCACCGCATGGCTCGTTACGACCGACTCGTCAGGCTGGAGTCCGTGCCCAGTGCCGGGGCGCAGGCCAAGACGGCAGCCGCGACACTGTGCGGCAAGGAGCGCCCAATCGCAGCGCTGCCCTGGTTCTGGTCCGACCAGTACGACCTCAAGCTGCAGATAGCCGGCTTGAACACCGGCTACGACGACCTCGTTCTGAGCGGCGACCCCACCCGTGATCGCGACTTCACCTGCTACTACCTCCAACAGGGCCGGCTCCTGGCCGCGGACTGCGTGAACCGACCGCGGGACTTCATGAAGGCCAAGCAGGTGATCAGTCAGGGGCTCGACGTCGACCGGGACCAGCTCAAGGCCCTCGTCGCACCCTGA
- a CDS encoding transposase family protein, protein MFKPTHDADAASILFNLPGYRVLSAGRVDPDEASGRWVLVEATAVEGGCPDCGVISGRVHARPVQVVKDVPCGGTVVTVRVRKRRFVCAEGACSRRTFVEETDELPFRARFTTRELVKIPV, encoded by the coding sequence TTGTTCAAGCCTACGCATGACGCTGACGCGGCGTCGATTCTGTTCAACCTGCCCGGCTACCGGGTGCTGTCCGCCGGCCGTGTCGATCCCGACGAGGCGTCGGGCCGGTGGGTGCTGGTCGAAGCCACGGCTGTGGAGGGCGGCTGCCCGGACTGCGGCGTGATCTCGGGGCGGGTCCATGCTCGTCCGGTCCAGGTCGTCAAGGACGTGCCGTGTGGCGGCACTGTGGTGACGGTGCGGGTCCGCAAGCGCCGGTTCGTCTGCGCCGAGGGCGCCTGTTCGCGGCGCACGTTCGTGGAGGAGACCGACGAGTTGCCGTTCCGGGCCCGGTTCACCACCCGGGAGCTTGTCAAGATTCCTGTGTAA
- a CDS encoding IS256 family transposase, whose product MPGAKAAAEFAASGALDGLFAKIDAGEIELTGDGGFIPGLIKATLERGLQAELTSHLGYEKGAPEASAVPNSRNGTTPKKVATQTGDVDLAIPRDRDGSFTPVLVPKGSRRLSGLDEMIISLYAGGMTVRDIGHHLASTIGTELSHETISNITDAIAEEILEWQARPLDAFYPVVYLDAIGIKHVLGIWIQDNEGAKFWAGVCAELANRGVRDVLIVCCDGLVGLPEAIEATWQHATVQTCVVHLIRASMRFVSYKDRKTVAAALKPIYTASNDKSAREAFGAFQDSVWGKKYPHAVATWDNAWERFIPFLAFPPELRRVIYTTNSIESLNYQLRKVTKNRGHFPNDEAVVKLLWLAICNIEDKRARERAKERGKPAGQRKAAGRLVEGQVVTNWKQALGQLAIAYPDRINTYL is encoded by the coding sequence CTGCCGGGCGCGAAGGCCGCGGCCGAGTTTGCCGCGTCGGGTGCGCTGGACGGGCTGTTCGCCAAGATCGATGCCGGTGAGATCGAGCTGACCGGCGACGGTGGCTTCATCCCGGGCCTGATCAAGGCCACCCTCGAGCGTGGCCTCCAGGCCGAGCTCACCTCGCATCTGGGCTACGAGAAGGGTGCGCCCGAGGCGTCGGCGGTGCCGAACTCGAGGAACGGCACGACGCCGAAGAAGGTCGCCACCCAGACCGGGGACGTCGATCTGGCGATCCCGCGCGATCGCGATGGGTCGTTCACCCCGGTCCTGGTCCCGAAGGGCTCGCGGCGCCTGTCGGGGCTGGACGAGATGATCATCAGTCTCTACGCCGGCGGGATGACGGTGCGCGACATCGGCCACCACCTTGCCTCCACGATCGGTACCGAGCTGTCCCACGAGACGATCAGCAACATCACCGACGCGATCGCTGAGGAGATCCTCGAGTGGCAGGCCCGGCCACTCGATGCGTTCTACCCGGTGGTCTACCTCGACGCGATCGGAATCAAGCACGTCCTGGGGATCTGGATCCAGGACAACGAGGGCGCGAAGTTCTGGGCCGGCGTGTGTGCCGAGCTCGCCAACCGCGGTGTGCGCGACGTCCTCATCGTGTGCTGCGACGGCCTGGTCGGCCTGCCTGAGGCGATCGAGGCGACCTGGCAGCACGCGACTGTGCAGACGTGTGTGGTGCACCTGATCCGGGCGTCGATGCGGTTCGTGTCCTACAAGGACCGCAAGACCGTCGCGGCTGCGTTAAAGCCGATCTACACCGCGTCGAACGACAAGTCGGCCCGCGAGGCGTTCGGAGCGTTCCAGGACTCAGTCTGGGGCAAGAAGTACCCCCACGCCGTGGCGACCTGGGACAACGCCTGGGAGCGGTTCATCCCGTTTCTGGCGTTCCCGCCCGAGCTGCGCCGCGTGATCTACACGACCAACAGCATCGAGTCGTTGAACTACCAGCTCAGGAAGGTCACCAAGAACCGCGGCCACTTTCCCAACGACGAAGCTGTGGTCAAGCTCCTGTGGCTGGCGATCTGCAACATCGAAGACAAGCGCGCCCGTGAACGGGCCAAGGAACGTGGCAAGCCAGCTGGCCAGCGCAAGGCGGCCGGACGACTCGTCGAGGGCCAGGTCGTGACGAACTGGAAGCAAGCGCTGGGACAGCTCGCGATCGCCTACCCCGACCGCATCAACACCTACCTGTAA